A window of Paraburkholderia sp. ZP32-5 genomic DNA:
CCCGTATTCGCGCAGAATCCGCAGACACAGCCATTCGTTTTCCACCGACGTGCTGAGATCGGCGAGCCGGTTGCCGACCAGTCCGAGCGGCAGCTTGAAAATATGCGTGGTCGGCGTCGCGCCGTGCGGCCGCTGCCATTTGCCGTCGTGCCACAGCAGCGCGGTTTTTTCCTGCGCGCCGGCGAGCGAGATGCGGAAGTCGTCAGTCGGATCGGGGGAGCCGAGCGCCGGGCCGCCGACCGTTTGCGCGAGCAGCGCTTCGATTTCGTCGTCCGAAAGAGGCGTGCCTTCGATCCTGTCGACACCCGTCGGCGCGTCGTCTTCGCCAAGCAGTTGGACCGCGCCGACGCAATCGCGGCCGATGGCCTGCAGCAGATCGAACGCATCGAGCGTTTCGGTTTGATAACGCTGCGCGATGCGTTTGCGGATCGCGTCGCTGTCGGGCAGCAGGTTGTCGAAGTAATTGAGCACCCGTGGCCCCCGGTGCGGCAGGTTGCCGGGCATGAACGGCAACGACAGCGACAGCGGCCGGCCCGCGGGCGAGGCGGTCCATTGCGGGTCGTAGCTGAACGTCATCGGGCCGCGTGCCGGCAGGCGCCAGACACCCACGCGCTCGCCATTGGCCCATACCGACAGTGCCCGTGAGTGGGTTGCCCGCGCCATTGTCACCACTCGACGGTCGATGCCGGCACGGAGACCGTCTGGTGCTTGTCGAGCACTTGCAGCTGCAGGCCGTACGCGCCGCACAGCGCCAGCAACTGGGTCAGCGTGAGCGCGCTCGCGTCGGTTTCCAGCGCCGAAATGCGGCTTTGACTGACGCCGATGCGCGAGGCCGCTTCGATTTGCGTGAGACCGGCTTGCCGCCGGCTGGCGGCGAGCAACTGCGCTAGCTGGCTCGACGTGGCAATGGCATGGAGCATGGCGAATTATCCGTGAGACGAATAAATGCATTTTATTCGTGACACAGATATTCGTCAAATATGCGTGTCACGAATATTTGACGAATATCTGTGTGGCAAATAATCGACGCGAAGCCGGCGAGCCCGGCGCGCGGGGCCTGCACTTCACCCGCCAGGCCGGCATTCGCGGCGAGCGACATTGCGGAGCACCCCTTCGGCCTGCGAAGATGACGCCCACCTTCGACACCGTCCCACCTGATGACCACCACGTACCCGCTGCATTCGAATTTCACCCGCGCCGACCAGCCATTCCCGACTCATGCCGATGCCGTGATCGCCGGCGCCGGCATCATGGGCTGCGCGGCGGCTTATTATCTGGCGCGCCGCGGCATGTCCGTGGTCGTGCTCGACAAGTCGCGCATCGCCGGCCAGCAGTCGTCGCGCGCATGGGGCTTCGTGCGGCAGCAGGGCCGCGAAGCCGCCGAGGTGCCGCTGATGATGGCGAGCATCCCGTTGTGGAAGGAACTCGAACGCGAGCTGAACTTCGATCTCGAATGGCGCCAGGGCGGTTGCCTGTACGTCGCGACCGATGAAGAGGATTGGGCCTCGTTCCAGCAATGGATGGACGTCGCGCGTCAGTACGGGCTCGACACGCGCACGCTCGATCGCCGGCAGATCGATACGGTCGTCACCGGCATGCAAGGCCCGGCGCTCGGCGGCCTGTACACGCCGAGCGATGGCCAGGCCGAACCGCGTCGCGCCGCTGCCGCGTTCGCGGCGCGGGCGACCGAAGCCGGCGCGTTGTTCTTCGAAGGCTGCGGGGTGGTCGCGCTCGAGCGCGCGGGCGGCGCGATTGCCGGTGTCGTTACCGAGCGCGGCACGGTGCGCACGTCGCGTTTTATCTGCGCGGCCGGCGCGAGCAGTTGGCGGCTATTGCGCACGCTGGGCCTCGAATTGCCGCAGCAGGCCGTGCGCGGCACGTGCATGCGCACCAATCCGCTGCCGCCGATTACCGCGTCGACGTTCTGGGGGCACGGCCTCGGCGTGCGGCAGCGTGCGAACGGCACGATCAATCTCGCCGACGACATGCAGGCCGATGTCGATATGACGCTCGGCCATTTCCGCGCGCTCAAATGGTATTGGCCCGAACTGTGGAAGCAGCGCGAGAAATTCAGCTTCCATCTGAACGGCGCCTGTCTGCGCGATCTGCGTGCGCGTCTGCCGGGCGGCGTGCCCGACGCCGAGCGCGTGCTGTACCCACGCGACCCGCAGCCGCAGCCGAACGCGAGCCATGCGCCGCGCGCGCTGCAGAAGCTGCGCGCGCTGTTTCCGGCGTTGAAGGACGCGCAGGTCGTCGAGGCGTGGGCCGGTTTGATCGACGTGCTGCCCGACGGCATTCCGGTGATCGACGCGCCGCCGCAGGTCCCGGGTCTCACCATCGCTACCGGCTTCTGCGGTCATGGTTTCGCGATGGGGCCGATCGTCGGCAAACTGCTCGCGGAAATGAACGATGGCGTCGCGGCGTCGCTCGATCTGTCCGCGTTCCGTCTGCGGCGTTTCTTCGACGGCACGATGCAGCGGCCGCGCAGCATGCTGTGACGCCGCGTCTTTTCCGTTTTCCACCGCGCAAGCCCGAGGACCGATCCACACGATGAACGAACCCGTACTCCGTCACGCCGATGTGCCGTACTACACGCAATGGGGCAGCCCCGAATGGGTGCGCGATATCGTCGAGCGCCAGTGCGACCCGTGCGACGATCCGCACTGGCGGCGCAGCGGTTTCGCCGATCCCGAGCGCTACCGCTTCTGGGCACAACGGCTGTGCGGGCTGACGTGCCTCGAATCGGCGCTCGATTACTGGCGCATCGGCCACGCGCCGCGGGCGGCCCTGCTCGACGAAGCACTGCGGCACGGCGTCTACCGGATGCGCGAGGACGGCGGTGTCGATGGCCTGATCTATCGGCCGTTCGCCGACTGGGCGGCGCAGGCGTTCGGCCTTCAGATCGACGTGCTGCCGCAGGCGTCGCTCGAGGACATCGCCGCGCGGCTGGACGCCGATACGCTCGCGATCATCTCGGTGAGCCCGGAGATCCGTTATCCGGAGCGGCCGAACCAGCGGCAGGGTGGGCATCTGATCCTGCTGCACGGGCGCGATCGCGAAGGCGTGTGGTTTCATAATCCGTCGGGCGTCGTGCCGCATCAGGCCGATGTCTATCTGCCGTTCAAGACGATCGAGCGGTTTTACGCGGGCCGCGGGATGACGCTGCGCCGTCGCGATGCAGGCGAGGTCTAGCGCTCACGTGTGACGCTCAGGCCCGTTTTCTGCTGCCGCAGCTTTCATCGAGTTTCGACGAGCGGATTTGCCATGAATCGAGCCTACTGCCTGATTGCCGCCGGCCTCGTTGCGCTGGGCGCCACCGCTTACGCGAATGGCGCGACGCGTGATGAACAGGCCCAGGCATGCCGCGGCGACGCCATCCATTTCTGCGCCGCGGAGATTCCCGACAAGGAGAAGATCACCGCGTGCATGAAGCAGCACATCGACGAACTGAGCCCGGCTTGTCGCGCGATGTTCAGGAACGGCAAGGGTGGCGATAAGAACGGAGCGCGGTAAGGGGCGCTTACCGAGGGGCTTGCTAAAGGACCTTGCTAAAGGACCTTGCTGAAGGGCCAGCAAAGGGGGCGTACCAAGGCGGCTCGACGCGCGATCCATCCTCATCCACGCCGCCCGGCTAGTCATTTTCGTGCCGCTCGGTTACGGTGATGCGATCCCCGCCATCGACGGGCCGGCCCGCAGCCCGCTCGCGAGCCAACGACCGATCGATGGCGGACCCGGCTGGCTCCCGCGTTCTCACGCAGCATCAGGCGAGCGATAAAGCAGCCGGGCTCAACCCTTCACCTGCACTGGAAAGCCCGCTCATGACCCGCCCGACCACGCCGATTTTCGATGCCGCCGAGACCGCGCGGCTGATGCCGTGCGCAGCGCTCGTCGACGCGTTGAAGCGCGCGAGCATCGACTACGCGCGGCAGCGCATCACGAGTCCCGAGCGGCTGGTCGTGCCGCTCAACGCGGGCGGCATCATGCTGTCGATGCCCGCCACCGCGCCCGATCTCGCGATCCACAAGCTCGTCAACGTGTGCGCGAGCAACGGCGCGCGCAATCTGCCGACGATTCACGGCCAGGTGATGGCCTTCGACGCCGATACCGGCGAGACGCTGTTCGTGCTTGACGGTCCGACCGTGACCGGGCGCCGTACCGCGGCGATGTCGATGCTCGGCATCGATACGTTCGCCGCCCACGCGCCGCGAGAATTCCTGCTGATCGGCACCGGCACGCAGGCGCTCAATCATCTCGACGCGATCGCCGAGCTATACCCCGATGCGCGCGTGTGGGTGAAGGGCAGCGCGCCCGCGCGCGCCGACGCGTTCTGCGCGGCGC
This region includes:
- the lhpI gene encoding bifunctional Delta(1)-pyrroline-2-carboxylate/Delta(1)-piperideine-2-carboxylate reductase, producing the protein MTRPTTPIFDAAETARLMPCAALVDALKRASIDYARQRITSPERLVVPLNAGGIMLSMPATAPDLAIHKLVNVCASNGARNLPTIHGQVMAFDADTGETLFVLDGPTVTGRRTAAMSMLGIDTFAAHAPREFLLIGTGTQALNHLDAIAELYPDARVWVKGSAPARADAFCAARQGKVRELRPLASDDASIPASVDVVIALTTSRQPVYDEAARDGRLVIGVGAFTPEMVEIGANTISGSALFVDDLAGAKHEAGDFIQAGVDWARVGGIADVLADATLSPTKPVVFKSVGCAAWDLAACRVARDALGAG
- a CDS encoding NAD(P)/FAD-dependent oxidoreductase, producing MTTTYPLHSNFTRADQPFPTHADAVIAGAGIMGCAAAYYLARRGMSVVVLDKSRIAGQQSSRAWGFVRQQGREAAEVPLMMASIPLWKELERELNFDLEWRQGGCLYVATDEEDWASFQQWMDVARQYGLDTRTLDRRQIDTVVTGMQGPALGGLYTPSDGQAEPRRAAAAFAARATEAGALFFEGCGVVALERAGGAIAGVVTERGTVRTSRFICAAGASSWRLLRTLGLELPQQAVRGTCMRTNPLPPITASTFWGHGLGVRQRANGTINLADDMQADVDMTLGHFRALKWYWPELWKQREKFSFHLNGACLRDLRARLPGGVPDAERVLYPRDPQPQPNASHAPRALQKLRALFPALKDAQVVEAWAGLIDVLPDGIPVIDAPPQVPGLTIATGFCGHGFAMGPIVGKLLAEMNDGVAASLDLSAFRLRRFFDGTMQRPRSML
- a CDS encoding C39 family peptidase; the protein is MNEPVLRHADVPYYTQWGSPEWVRDIVERQCDPCDDPHWRRSGFADPERYRFWAQRLCGLTCLESALDYWRIGHAPRAALLDEALRHGVYRMREDGGVDGLIYRPFADWAAQAFGLQIDVLPQASLEDIAARLDADTLAIISVSPEIRYPERPNQRQGGHLILLHGRDREGVWFHNPSGVVPHQADVYLPFKTIERFYAGRGMTLRRRDAGEV
- a CDS encoding helix-turn-helix domain-containing protein encodes the protein MLHAIATSSQLAQLLAASRRQAGLTQIEAASRIGVSQSRISALETDASALTLTQLLALCGAYGLQLQVLDKHQTVSVPASTVEW